In the Lascolabacillus massiliensis genome, one interval contains:
- a CDS encoding M3 family metallopeptidase, with protein MKKSIVTFFLIMMMTIAFAEENPFFKPFDRPYGTAPFNDIKMEHFEPAFEKGMEEHKVEIDKIASNSDAPTFANTIAAMEYSGKTLNRVSSVFFNLLSAESNDEMMEISQRLSPKLSAHSNYINLNEDLFKRVKSIYDERNSLGLTPEQIRLVEKYYEGFENSGATLSPEDKEKYRALTMELSKATLEFGQNVLRETNAFEMLLTDESDLAGLPKSVIDAAAAKAKSKGKEGWLFDLSAPSLSAFMKYSSRRDLREKLYMANSTKNIKGGEFDNSENIKKIVNLRLEIAKLLGYDSFSDYVLKNRMAKNADGVFGLLDRLAEAFGPVARKEVNDVKQFASQMEGKEIEIMPWDWSYYSEKLKDSRFGVNDEMTRPYFELENVKKGVFGLATQLYGLQFVENPEIEVYHPEVEAFDVLDEKGEFLSVLYTDFHPREGKRSGAWMSSFKGQYIKNGEDSRPHITIVMNFTRPTETEPALLTFSEVNTFLHEFGHALHGMLTKTTYESLSGTSVYRDFVELPSHFMENWLKEKDYLDKFAFHYQTGEKMPEDLLQSIVDAANYNVGYATLRQLSFGYLDMAWHSLKEPFEMDNSKSIIDFETKAMERVQLLPIIEETCMSTSFNHIFSGGYAAGYYSYKWAEVMDADAFSLFKENGIFDKATADSFRKNILERGNTEEPEVLYKRFRGREASIDALLKRSGVNK; from the coding sequence ATGAAGAAATCGATAGTAACATTTTTTTTAATAATGATGATGACAATTGCTTTTGCTGAAGAGAATCCTTTTTTTAAGCCTTTCGACAGGCCATATGGAACAGCTCCATTCAATGATATCAAAATGGAGCATTTTGAACCTGCCTTTGAAAAGGGTATGGAAGAGCATAAGGTGGAAATTGACAAAATAGCTTCTAATAGTGATGCACCTACATTTGCAAATACTATCGCAGCTATGGAGTATTCCGGCAAAACTCTAAATAGAGTAAGCTCAGTCTTTTTTAACCTTCTTAGTGCTGAGAGTAATGATGAGATGATGGAAATTTCACAGCGCCTGAGTCCTAAGTTGTCTGCTCATTCAAATTATATCAATCTGAATGAGGATCTTTTTAAGCGTGTAAAATCGATATATGATGAACGTAATTCACTGGGGCTTACTCCGGAACAGATAAGACTGGTTGAGAAATATTACGAAGGTTTTGAAAATAGTGGTGCAACTTTATCTCCAGAAGATAAGGAGAAATATAGAGCACTTACAATGGAGCTGAGTAAAGCTACACTGGAGTTTGGACAAAATGTTCTTCGTGAAACTAATGCTTTTGAGATGCTGTTGACGGATGAGTCTGACTTGGCTGGATTGCCTAAGAGTGTTATTGATGCTGCTGCCGCAAAAGCTAAGTCAAAGGGTAAAGAAGGCTGGTTATTTGATCTATCTGCTCCAAGTTTAAGTGCTTTCATGAAGTATTCCTCCAGACGTGACCTGAGAGAGAAGCTGTATATGGCAAATAGCACAAAAAACATAAAAGGGGGTGAATTTGACAATAGTGAGAATATTAAGAAAATAGTAAACCTGCGACTTGAAATTGCTAAGCTCCTTGGTTATGACAGTTTTTCCGACTATGTACTGAAAAACAGGATGGCTAAGAATGCTGATGGGGTATTCGGGTTGCTGGATCGTCTGGCTGAGGCTTTTGGGCCTGTTGCTCGTAAAGAGGTGAATGATGTAAAGCAATTCGCTTCTCAGATGGAGGGTAAAGAGATAGAGATTATGCCGTGGGACTGGAGCTACTATTCTGAGAAACTTAAAGATAGCCGCTTCGGTGTTAATGATGAGATGACTCGCCCTTACTTTGAACTGGAGAATGTGAAGAAGGGTGTTTTTGGACTTGCAACTCAGCTTTATGGTCTTCAGTTTGTGGAAAATCCTGAGATTGAGGTCTATCACCCAGAGGTTGAGGCTTTTGATGTGCTTGATGAAAAGGGAGAGTTCCTTTCAGTACTTTATACTGATTTCCACCCTCGTGAGGGTAAACGCTCCGGTGCATGGATGTCTTCGTTTAAAGGTCAATACATAAAAAATGGAGAAGATAGCAGACCACATATTACAATTGTAATGAATTTCACTAGACCCACCGAAACTGAGCCTGCTCTGCTAACATTTAGTGAGGTAAATACATTTCTGCATGAGTTTGGTCATGCTCTGCATGGAATGCTGACAAAGACTACATATGAATCGCTCTCAGGTACCAGTGTTTATCGTGATTTTGTTGAGCTGCCATCGCATTTTATGGAGAACTGGCTGAAAGAGAAGGATTACCTGGATAAGTTTGCGTTCCACTATCAAACAGGTGAAAAGATGCCGGAAGATCTTCTGCAAAGTATAGTGGATGCTGCGAATTATAATGTAGGTTATGCTACATTGCGCCAGTTGTCATTCGGATATCTTGATATGGCGTGGCATTCACTTAAAGAACCTTTTGAAATGGATAATTCAAAATCCATTATAGATTTTGAAACTAAAGCAATGGAACGTGTTCAATTGTTGCCGATTATCGAAGAAACTTGTATGTCAACCTCTTTCAACCATATCTTCTCTGGAGGGTATGCTGCCGGATATTATAGCTATAAATGGGCGGAAGTAATGGATGCCGACGCCTTCTCATTATTTAAAGAGAATGGAATATTTGATAAAGCAACTGCTGATTCATTCCGTAAGAATATTCTGGAGCGTGGAAATACTGAAGAACCTGAAGTGCTTTATAAACGATTCAGAGGTCGTGAAGCTTCAATTGATGCATTGCTTAAGAGAAGCGGGGTAAATAAATAA
- a CDS encoding SGNH/GDSL hydrolase family protein: MKNSIIVFLLLSLSVLCAQGQIKWYNPMEAEYPVIQNRGWSDEIKNSYQRLPDRAEDFVRKSVWDLSENSAGLAIHFITNADKIEVRYGVSGAFAMNHMPATGKSGVDLYAIDSEGNSRFITDRYSFGDTIKFSYNDILEEEKFKHGYEYRLFLPLYNSIEWLEIGVPESAEFAFIPQLNEKPIVVYGTSIAQGGCASRPAIGWTNILSRKLDFPVVNLAFSGNGPLEKEMVDLISELDASLIIYDCLPNMTNLTAEEVKKRTTYGILAIREKSDVPILITEHIGYLNDRMIKGRKEVVDMFNRASREVFDSLRHSGISNIYYLHKDSINIPEDGTVDYIHPNDLGMQCYADAYEKIVRKILNMPKGDIKTTQAVSQRREPYIYEWKERHRQKLDKIKNSPPKKVIIGNSIIHYWSDEKGRESGPESWKEYMEPEGFFNLGCGWDRIENVLWRVYHGELDGFNAEEVVLMIGINNIGLNSDEEIVEGLEFLLRQIDLRQNDAVIKVAGLLPMRSQEERIKRLNEKVSVMAKINGWHFINPGVNLLRNDKIDESLFRDGLHPNEKGYKLIAPLITSDVGKSVISGFKAPENKHEKSTRLMSYNIRNARGLDDITDYDRIANVIKSVRPDIIGIQELDSVTGRSEGVDVLNVLSRKTLMYATYATSIDYDGGKYGIGVLSKEKPISVIKVPLPCKSEPRMMLIVEMDDYYFGNTHFSLHSEDRLKSVEIIKKEVEKLNPDKPFFLVGDINATPEMGEVKELLKLFTTLISPADYTFPAGSPHSTIDYIFGYNANDDWRVMETNGVIAEKVASDHRPIFADVLIK; this comes from the coding sequence ATGAAGAATAGCATTATTGTTTTCTTGTTACTCAGTTTATCTGTATTATGTGCTCAAGGTCAAATTAAGTGGTATAATCCAATGGAGGCTGAATATCCAGTTATTCAGAACAGAGGTTGGAGTGATGAAATAAAGAACAGTTATCAGAGACTTCCTGATCGTGCTGAGGATTTTGTCAGGAAGAGTGTATGGGATTTGTCAGAAAACTCAGCAGGACTTGCAATACACTTTATAACAAATGCTGATAAAATTGAGGTGAGATACGGTGTGTCTGGTGCTTTTGCAATGAACCACATGCCTGCAACCGGTAAGTCAGGTGTAGATTTGTATGCAATAGATTCTGAAGGAAATAGTAGATTCATTACAGATAGATACAGTTTTGGCGATACCATTAAATTCTCATATAACGACATATTAGAAGAAGAGAAGTTTAAACATGGATATGAGTACAGGCTCTTTCTGCCGCTATACAATAGTATAGAGTGGCTGGAGATTGGAGTACCTGAGTCTGCAGAGTTTGCTTTTATACCTCAGTTGAATGAAAAGCCTATTGTTGTCTATGGTACTTCAATTGCACAGGGTGGGTGTGCTTCTCGTCCTGCTATTGGTTGGACAAACATTCTTTCACGTAAACTAGACTTTCCGGTTGTTAATCTCGCTTTCTCAGGAAACGGACCTCTAGAAAAAGAGATGGTGGATCTGATTAGTGAGCTTGATGCTTCGTTGATTATATATGACTGTCTGCCCAATATGACTAATCTGACGGCAGAAGAGGTTAAAAAAAGGACTACTTATGGAATTCTGGCAATTAGAGAAAAGAGTGATGTGCCTATATTGATCACTGAACATATAGGATACCTGAATGATCGTATGATTAAAGGTCGTAAGGAGGTTGTTGATATGTTTAACAGAGCATCTAGAGAGGTTTTTGATTCTTTAAGACATTCAGGTATATCAAACATCTATTATCTGCATAAGGATAGTATAAATATTCCTGAAGACGGAACTGTAGATTATATACATCCAAATGATCTGGGGATGCAGTGTTATGCTGATGCTTATGAAAAGATTGTTCGTAAGATTCTAAACATGCCTAAAGGTGATATAAAAACAACACAGGCTGTAAGCCAGAGGAGGGAGCCATACATCTATGAGTGGAAAGAGAGACATAGACAAAAACTGGATAAAATTAAAAATAGTCCTCCCAAAAAAGTGATTATTGGCAATTCAATCATACATTATTGGAGCGATGAAAAAGGGAGAGAAAGTGGACCGGAGAGCTGGAAAGAATATATGGAGCCGGAGGGTTTCTTCAATCTTGGTTGTGGATGGGATAGGATAGAAAATGTATTATGGAGGGTTTATCACGGTGAGTTGGATGGTTTTAATGCTGAAGAGGTTGTGCTAATGATAGGTATTAATAATATCGGCTTGAATAGTGATGAAGAGATTGTTGAGGGATTGGAATTTCTTCTTCGACAAATAGATTTAAGGCAAAATGATGCTGTAATTAAAGTTGCGGGACTACTGCCAATGAGATCTCAGGAAGAAAGGATAAAGAGATTGAATGAGAAGGTTTCAGTAATGGCAAAAATAAACGGGTGGCACTTTATTAATCCGGGGGTTAATCTTCTTAGAAATGATAAAATTGATGAGTCTCTATTCAGAGATGGCTTGCATCCAAATGAAAAAGGCTATAAACTTATTGCTCCTTTAATCACGTCTGATGTGGGAAAATCAGTTATATCCGGTTTTAAGGCTCCAGAAAATAAGCACGAAAAATCAACAAGGCTCATGTCATACAACATTAGAAATGCAAGAGGTCTTGATGATATTACAGATTATGATAGAATTGCAAATGTGATCAAGAGTGTGAGACCCGATATTATTGGTATTCAGGAACTCGATAGCGTAACTGGTAGGAGCGAGGGTGTTGATGTGTTAAATGTGCTTTCAAGGAAGACCTTAATGTATGCTACTTATGCCACTTCTATTGATTATGATGGGGGAAAATATGGTATTGGTGTATTATCAAAAGAGAAACCTATTAGTGTCATAAAAGTTCCTCTGCCATGTAAAAGTGAACCAAGGATGATGCTGATTGTCGAAATGGATGATTATTATTTCGGGAATACCCATTTCTCTTTACATAGCGAAGATAGATTAAAGTCAGTCGAAATTATAAAGAAAGAGGTTGAAAAACTTAACCCTGATAAACCTTTTTTTCTTGTAGGTGATATAAATGCAACTCCCGAAATGGGTGAGGTGAAGGAATTGCTAAAGCTATTTACCACTCTTATTTCTCCTGCTGATTATACATTCCCGGCAGGAAGTCCTCACAGTACAATTGATTATATATTTGGTTACAATGCAAATGATGACTGGAGAGTGATGGAAACTAATGGAGTTATTGCTGAAAAGGTGGCATCCGATCATCGGCCAATATTTGCGGATGTATTGATTAAATAA
- a CDS encoding DUF4832 domain-containing protein — protein MKRIFILISIILATTLISCQSQLQKQNLDYTENPVDIPNPDRGFYRPQSYVVPVDSGSEPTIPDLKATIAGTDVKVDSRIVYMEFDLRNFSSNAPLDGLPAGRWSSKQPNYGTTQPLTPAALDYIRTALQQIRDSEAVAIVKFSYDGRGYTYHNRDGYDEFIHDCEPGAPQGRAWYELGGINGGTPENSDLCGIPGHENKNWVQYHLWQIGNVFREYEDVIMTVKGGFFGPWGEMHSSSYARTAEGYHWLLNALLDYVPESRSILVHAGGVMAWQNMEYGTEYNFKNLPPAPERGSRAQRFGMFNDSYSRGSDNFTDGGSLSEGINLIGGEYDRNGALTWARNQSNFYGGETVRSGNEPDNPYQLYPRFPNVPYEASYAQTTHLNTSYSSAAYSLWSDFIYNEENVTVPFTPQHDGVTRTAIFDPVYDGRNGMEFMRDRLGYRLVLRDANASKQVRPNGTLKFRGKLQNVGFGLIVNKKQVSVILKNKNGSTTYSVITDIDARDWTPSLDNRPTNKSAWHDLNFKINMSKFGIVESGEYDIYLKINDPKEKSTNKRSIRFANNGEIWNTELGANLIGSVAVK, from the coding sequence ATGAAAAGAATATTTATTTTAATTTCGATAATACTTGCAACAACATTAATAAGTTGTCAGTCACAACTCCAAAAGCAAAACCTCGACTACACCGAGAACCCTGTTGATATCCCAAACCCCGACAGAGGATTTTACAGACCTCAATCATATGTTGTACCTGTTGATTCTGGATCAGAGCCAACAATTCCTGATCTCAAGGCAACTATTGCAGGTACTGATGTAAAAGTTGACTCCCGCATTGTTTACATGGAATTTGATTTGAGAAACTTCTCTTCAAATGCACCACTTGATGGATTGCCTGCAGGCAGGTGGAGCAGTAAACAGCCCAATTATGGAACAACACAACCATTGACCCCTGCGGCACTTGATTACATTAGGACTGCACTTCAGCAGATAAGGGACAGTGAAGCTGTTGCAATCGTAAAGTTTAGTTACGATGGAAGAGGCTATACTTATCACAACAGAGACGGTTACGATGAGTTTATACACGACTGCGAACCAGGTGCGCCTCAAGGACGCGCCTGGTATGAGTTAGGTGGTATAAATGGAGGTACTCCTGAAAATTCAGACCTTTGCGGCATACCCGGTCACGAGAACAAGAACTGGGTACAGTATCATCTCTGGCAGATAGGCAATGTCTTCAGAGAGTATGAAGATGTGATAATGACAGTAAAAGGCGGCTTCTTTGGCCCATGGGGGGAAATGCACTCCTCATCATATGCCAGAACTGCAGAAGGCTACCATTGGTTACTTAATGCCCTTCTGGATTATGTACCTGAATCACGCTCTATTCTTGTTCATGCCGGTGGTGTAATGGCATGGCAGAATATGGAATATGGTACAGAGTACAACTTCAAAAATCTGCCACCTGCTCCAGAACGTGGATCGCGCGCACAACGTTTTGGAATGTTCAACGACAGCTATTCAAGAGGCAGCGACAACTTTACAGATGGTGGCTCTCTTTCTGAAGGTATTAATTTAATAGGAGGTGAGTATGACAGAAATGGTGCTTTAACCTGGGCAAGAAATCAAAGTAATTTCTATGGAGGAGAGACCGTAAGATCAGGTAATGAGCCTGATAATCCATATCAGCTCTACCCCAGATTCCCAAATGTACCCTATGAAGCATCATATGCACAGACAACACATCTCAATACCAGCTACAGTTCAGCTGCATACAGTCTATGGAGCGATTTTATTTACAATGAAGAGAATGTAACTGTACCATTTACCCCTCAACATGATGGAGTAACTCGCACTGCGATATTTGATCCGGTATATGATGGCAGAAATGGGATGGAGTTTATGCGTGATCGCTTGGGATATCGTCTGGTACTTCGTGATGCAAACGCAAGTAAGCAGGTAAGACCCAATGGAACATTAAAATTCAGAGGAAAACTACAAAACGTAGGGTTCGGATTAATAGTCAATAAGAAGCAAGTATCTGTAATCCTGAAAAACAAGAATGGATCAACTACATATTCAGTCATTACAGATATTGATGCCAGAGACTGGACTCCAAGCCTGGATAACAGACCCACTAATAAATCGGCATGGCACGATCTGAATTTCAAGATCAACATGAGTAAATTTGGCATTGTAGAGTCAGGTGAATATGACATTTACCTTAAGATCAACGATCCGAAAGAGAAAAGCACTAACAAACGTTCTATTCGCTTTGCCAACAACGGCGAAATCTGGAATACAGAGCTGGGAGCAAACCTGATAGGATCAGTAGCCGTAAAGTGA
- a CDS encoding endonuclease/exonuclease/phosphatase family protein translates to MRTKVLWTVFLLLSVITLSAQKNSMTNLIVATFNIRMDTPNDNLDSWKHRKDMVNGLIRFHDFDVFGIQEGFHHQIMDILEPGGYDYVGVGRDDGKDAGEHSAIIYKKERLLVLDEGNFWLSETPDVPGKGWDATCCNRICSWAKFKDIETGKEFFFFNVHYDHEGKEARRQSSYLMLSKIKEIANGYPVISTGDFNAVPDSEPIQIILKDGFLNDSYEVTLQPPYGTKGTFNSFRLNSPMDNRIDYIWVSKDIMVNKYGVLNDVHYGHFPSDHFPVVVNLSF, encoded by the coding sequence ATGAGAACAAAAGTTTTATGGACAGTGTTTTTATTACTATCAGTTATAACTTTGTCTGCTCAAAAGAATAGTATGACAAATTTAATTGTCGCTACCTTTAATATTCGTATGGATACTCCGAACGACAATCTGGATTCATGGAAACATAGAAAAGACATGGTAAACGGATTGATTCGCTTTCATGACTTCGATGTTTTTGGAATTCAAGAAGGCTTTCATCATCAGATAATGGATATTCTGGAACCGGGAGGATATGATTATGTTGGAGTTGGTCGCGATGACGGAAAGGATGCCGGTGAACACTCTGCAATTATTTATAAGAAAGAGAGACTGCTTGTTCTTGATGAAGGTAATTTCTGGCTTTCTGAGACTCCGGATGTACCTGGTAAAGGATGGGATGCAACATGTTGTAACAGAATCTGCTCATGGGCAAAATTCAAGGATATTGAAACAGGTAAAGAGTTTTTCTTTTTTAATGTCCACTATGATCATGAGGGAAAGGAAGCTAGAAGGCAGTCATCCTATTTGATGTTGAGTAAGATAAAAGAAATTGCCAATGGTTATCCTGTTATATCAACCGGTGATTTTAATGCTGTGCCGGATTCAGAGCCGATACAAATTATTTTGAAAGATGGCTTTCTTAATGATTCATATGAAGTTACTCTGCAGCCACCATACGGGACTAAAGGGACTTTCAACTCTTTCAGACTAAATTCTCCTATGGATAACAGAATTGATTATATCTGGGTAAGCAAAGATATTATGGTTAATAAATATGGTGTTCTTAATGATGTGCACTATGGTCATTTCCCATCTGATCATTTCCCTGTTGTGGTAAACTTGAGTTTCTGA
- a CDS encoding DUF4832 domain-containing protein, with protein sequence MKKFTSHILHGKILFIALLLIAGCDSPLKLQDLDYTEDPIDIPNPDRGAYRGRWQNIPPELVNEINSPYGITPEVDHRVPVDETTPLYHGRQVPTVEGDDIVETEFYNGVNQKDKPYIGGTGVSAFPSISFMSFDLCNFSSNAFLSASDAFAYNEDGLFTDPHTGKARTGVTGPLTPYAIEYIRGLLLRVRDGEGVAFVKFSYDGNGFNYIEPHKYPHLDLKEGLIHGPEPTYITENNPSAMCNLEGHEDKTWIEYHIWQLTPIFQEFEDIIMSVKTGMLGPWGEQHSSPEAQNADAYKKLLDAYLEAVPSSRPLITHAGGYLAWYNATYCTNYTFTNIDEMPAPPAGSPESRFGFFNDSYAAGNWSDNGSLSEGSSMIAEVYGNSVYDRYKVVKWFHKQNQILQGEGGIGDNIFGNMPGAIIEAQQLRTTALNMRHGNYSRWNNFIYNEENVTKPIQFPASEEELESGNYTGEIKTAIFDPVYDGKTGLEYFRDRLGYRLILRESKISETCKPTGRLNFTGKIQNVGFGNIINRKNVSLILKSKNSTDLFSVLTDLDAREWLTDENGNSRAENTKAWHTMNVSVNLSELGTVPAGEYDIYLKINDPLEQSINKRSIRFANKGNMWNAELGANYIGSTTIK encoded by the coding sequence ATGAAAAAGTTCACTTCTCACATTTTGCATGGTAAAATCCTATTTATCGCATTACTTCTTATTGCCGGATGTGATAGTCCGCTAAAACTACAGGATCTTGACTATACAGAAGATCCAATTGATATCCCAAATCCTGATAGAGGAGCATATCGCGGCCGCTGGCAAAATATCCCTCCTGAGTTAGTAAACGAGATTAATTCACCCTATGGAATAACTCCTGAAGTAGATCACCGAGTACCAGTTGACGAAACAACTCCCCTGTATCATGGTAGACAAGTACCTACCGTTGAAGGTGACGATATTGTGGAGACAGAATTCTATAACGGTGTTAACCAGAAAGATAAACCATATATTGGAGGGACCGGAGTCTCAGCTTTTCCAAGTATATCTTTTATGTCGTTCGACCTCTGCAACTTCTCCTCAAATGCATTTTTGTCGGCGAGTGATGCTTTCGCTTATAATGAAGATGGACTATTTACTGATCCTCACACTGGGAAAGCAAGAACAGGTGTAACAGGACCCCTTACTCCTTATGCTATTGAATATATCAGAGGATTGCTGTTAAGGGTGAGAGATGGTGAAGGTGTTGCTTTTGTAAAATTTTCATACGACGGTAATGGCTTCAATTACATAGAACCGCATAAATACCCACACCTTGATCTTAAAGAGGGGTTGATACATGGACCTGAGCCTACGTATATTACCGAAAACAACCCTTCTGCAATGTGTAATTTAGAGGGACATGAAGATAAAACCTGGATTGAGTACCATATCTGGCAACTAACACCAATCTTCCAGGAATTTGAAGATATCATCATGAGCGTTAAAACAGGAATGCTGGGACCTTGGGGTGAACAACATTCATCACCTGAAGCACAGAATGCCGACGCATACAAAAAGCTTCTGGACGCCTACCTGGAGGCTGTACCATCATCAAGACCACTTATTACCCATGCGGGAGGTTATCTTGCTTGGTATAACGCAACATACTGTACAAACTACACATTTACCAACATAGATGAAATGCCCGCTCCACCTGCAGGTTCACCTGAAAGTCGCTTCGGCTTCTTCAATGATAGCTATGCAGCCGGTAATTGGAGTGACAATGGTTCTCTTTCTGAAGGAAGCTCAATGATCGCTGAAGTATATGGCAACAGTGTGTATGATCGTTATAAAGTAGTTAAATGGTTCCACAAACAGAACCAAATTCTGCAGGGTGAAGGTGGTATAGGTGACAATATATTTGGTAACATGCCTGGTGCAATAATTGAAGCACAGCAACTGCGCACAACTGCCTTGAATATGCGTCATGGCAATTATTCAAGGTGGAACAACTTCATCTATAATGAGGAGAATGTAACAAAACCGATACAGTTTCCTGCCTCCGAAGAGGAACTTGAGAGCGGCAACTACACCGGAGAAATTAAAACTGCTATATTCGACCCTGTATATGATGGCAAAACCGGATTGGAATATTTCCGCGACAGGTTGGGTTATCGACTTATTCTTCGCGAATCAAAAATCAGCGAAACTTGCAAACCGACGGGCAGACTTAACTTCACAGGCAAGATCCAAAATGTAGGTTTTGGAAATATCATCAACAGAAAAAATGTTTCACTGATCCTCAAATCCAAAAATAGTACAGATTTATTCAGTGTACTAACAGATCTTGATGCCAGAGAGTGGCTGACAGATGAGAATGGAAACAGTCGTGCTGAAAACACAAAAGCATGGCATACTATGAATGTATCTGTAAACCTCAGTGAGCTGGGAACAGTACCTGCTGGTGAATATGATATATATCTTAAAATAAACGATCCTTTGGAACAAAGTATCAATAAACGCAGTATTCGATTTGCCAACAAAGGCAATATGTGGAATGCTGAGCTGGGAGCTAATTACATAGGATCAACAACGATAAAATAA
- the gpmA gene encoding 2,3-diphosphoglycerate-dependent phosphoglycerate mutase has protein sequence MKRVVLIRHGESKWNKENRFTGWTDVDLTEKGIEEAHKAGKYLKKEGFQFEKAYTSYLKRAVKTLNVVLDEMDLDWIPVEKTWRLNEKHYGMLQGLNKAETAEKYGDDQVLIWRRSYDVPPTALAKDDERSPFQDPRYKDVDEKDLPLTEALKDTVERILPYWNETIVPDMKKYNEVIVAAHGNSLRGIIKHLKNISDEDIVSLNLPTAVPYVFEFDDDMNLLKDYFLGDPEEIKKLMEAVANQGKAK, from the coding sequence ATGAAACGAGTTGTATTAATCCGTCATGGCGAAAGCAAGTGGAATAAGGAAAACCGCTTTACCGGCTGGACAGATGTTGATCTCACCGAAAAGGGAATTGAGGAGGCACACAAAGCAGGTAAATACCTTAAGAAAGAAGGCTTTCAGTTTGAAAAAGCTTACACTTCTTACTTGAAGAGAGCTGTAAAAACATTAAACGTTGTTCTTGATGAGATGGATCTTGACTGGATACCTGTTGAGAAAACATGGCGTTTAAATGAGAAGCATTATGGTATGCTGCAAGGCCTTAACAAAGCTGAAACTGCTGAGAAATATGGTGATGATCAAGTACTTATCTGGCGCAGGAGCTATGATGTTCCACCAACAGCACTTGCAAAAGATGATGAACGTTCACCATTCCAGGATCCTCGTTACAAAGATGTTGATGAAAAAGATCTTCCACTGACAGAAGCACTTAAAGATACAGTTGAGCGTATCTTACCATACTGGAACGAAACTATCGTGCCAGATATGAAGAAATACAATGAAGTTATCGTTGCAGCTCATGGAAACAGTTTACGCGGTATCATCAAGCATCTTAAAAATATATCAGATGAAGATATTGTAAGTCTGAACCTGCCAACAGCTGTTCCTTATGTATTTGAATTTGATGATGACATGAACCTTCTGAAGGACTATTTCCTTGGTGATCCGGAAGAGATCAAAAAACTGATGGAAGCAGTAGCTAATCAGGGAAAAGCAAAGTAA